CGCCCTGATAACGTACAACATAACGAGCCTTGTCGGTCAGCAGATCGACAACTTTGCCCTTGCCTTCGTCACCCCACTGGGTGCCAAGTACAACAACGTTTTGTCCCATTTTCACTAACTGTCGAGTTGTTAAAAATGGAGTCTAACAAATTTTGACCAAGGCCGGAACTGCCAGACGGCCGGATTGCCGAAAATATTATCAGGCAATAAAAAGCCCGGTTGCCCGGGCTTGTTATCGTGTCTGATGATCAGTTGGATCCGGAAGGATCCTTGAGGAAGCGGAAGAAGTCGCCTTCCGGCTTGAGGATCATCATGTCGCCCCCCTGCTCAAAGCTCTTGCGGTAAGCCTCCAGGCTGCGAATGAAGGTGAAGAACTCCGGATCGGCCGCATAGGCCTCGGCGTAGATTTTCGCCGCCTCGGCATCCCCTTCACCCCGCAGGGTGCGGGAGTTACGCTGGGCATCGGCGATCATCACGGTCACCCGGCGGTCGGCCTCGGCCTTGATCACCTCGGCCTGCTCACGCCCCTCGGAGCGGTGCTCACGGGCCACCGCGGTCCGCTCGGCGCGCATGCGCTGATAGATGGAGTTGGACACCTCGGTGGGCAGGTTGATCTGCTTGATGCGCACATCCAACACCTTGATCCCCAGCTCCGACGACGACTCCAGCAGCCCCTTGAGCGCGCTTTCCATCACATCGCCCCGCTCTCCTGAGACGATATCGCGAATGGTGCGGCTGCCGATCTCGGAACGCAGGCTGTTGTTGATCCGCCGGCGCAGCAGGCTTTCGGCCTGCAGCCGGTTGCCGCCGCCGGTGGCCAGGTAGTACTGGGCAAAGTTGTTGATGCGCCATTTCACGTAGGAGTCGATGATCAGATCCTTTTTCTCGGAGGTCACAAAACGGTCCACCTGGTCATCCAGCGTCTGAATGCGGGCGTCGAGCTTGCGTACCTGATCGATCATCGGCACCTTGAAGTGCAGGCCGGGCTGATACACTACCGGCAGCTCGGAGCCCTGCTCACGCTTGACCTTGCCGAACTGCAGCACAATGCCGCGCTCCCCTTCAGCCACCACAAACACCGAGGAAAACAGCAGTATCGCCACCAGGGCCAGCACCACGATTAACAGTCTTTTCATCGCTTAGTTTCTCCCTGACGTCGGACGGATACTGGTTCTGTCGGA
The Oceanimonas pelagia genome window above contains:
- the hflC gene encoding protease modulator HflC produces the protein MKRLLIVVLALVAILLFSSVFVVAEGERGIVLQFGKVKREQGSELPVVYQPGLHFKVPMIDQVRKLDARIQTLDDQVDRFVTSEKKDLIIDSYVKWRINNFAQYYLATGGGNRLQAESLLRRRINNSLRSEIGSRTIRDIVSGERGDVMESALKGLLESSSELGIKVLDVRIKQINLPTEVSNSIYQRMRAERTAVAREHRSEGREQAEVIKAEADRRVTVMIADAQRNSRTLRGEGDAEAAKIYAEAYAADPEFFTFIRSLEAYRKSFEQGGDMMILKPEGDFFRFLKDPSGSN